One genomic segment of Syngnathus typhle isolate RoL2023-S1 ecotype Sweden linkage group LG8, RoL_Styp_1.0, whole genome shotgun sequence includes these proteins:
- the si:ch211-217g15.3 gene encoding uncharacterized protein si:ch211-217g15.3: MFRIILLVTLIFGIAAKPYKPWNKFSSKVFQDTMSEYGKLPLDVEVEAPEDMDETDYDIDPKMKIWNNVDATGTEKQFAVAEVDLDDVHHPSLKTFPAEYEKVFSEESEQDRDAVVYHEARAQLDEYLAPLTAEYRMARLVQPQPDMTEPLDRVRRHLEPEVDVDDLYHSDQQTWMSSYLDNDNAAAPLDWQLERNYDQPEEDLDHLYHL; this comes from the exons ATGTTCAG GATTATTCTTTTGGTCACCCTGATATTTGGCATTGCAGCCAAGCCATATAAGCCGTGG AATAAATTTAGCAGCAAAGTCTTCCAGGACACCAT GTCAGAATATGGAAAATTGCCTTTAGATGTGGAAGTGGAGGCTCCAGAGGACATGGATGAAACTGACTATGATATTGACCCGAAAATGAAGATCTGGAATAATGTGGACGCCACAGGGACAGAAAAACAGTTTGCTGTGGCAGAAGTGGATTTAGATGATGTTCATCATCCTTCTCTGAAGACATTTCCAGCTGAATATGAAAAGGTTTTCAGTGAGGAGTCTGAGCAGGACCGAGATGCCGTCGTCTACCATGAAGCCAGAGCGCAACTAGATGAATATCTTGCCCCGCTCACTGCTGAATACAGAATGGCCCGACTTGTACAACCCCAACCAGACATGACTGAACCACTTGATCGAGTGAGACGTCATCTGGAGCCCGAGGTGGACGTGGATGACTTGTACCATTCTGACCAGCAAACCTGGATGTCAAGTTACCTTGACAATGACAACGCTGCTGCTCCTCTTGATTGGCAGTTGGAAAGAAATTACGACCAACCAGAGGAAGATCTCGATCATCTCTACCACCTTTGA
- the echs1 gene encoding enoyl-CoA hydratase, mitochondrial, producing the protein MAFVCRNAAALLKSNRAAPALVSAAARLFSSGVHYEYIMVEKRGEKKNVGFIQLNRPKALNALCDGLMKEVGQALDAFEDDGDVGAIVITGSDRAFAAGADIKEMQNRTFQDCYGGNFLAHWNRVSTVKKPVIAAVNGFALGGGCELAMMCDIIYAGEKAQFGQPEILLGTIPGAGGTQRLTRAVGKSLAMEMVLTGDKINAQEAKQSGLVSKVCPVDQLVSEAVKCGEKIAANSKLVSAMAKEAVNAAFELTLAEGNRLEKRLFHATFATDDRKEGMTAFVEKRKASFQDN; encoded by the exons ATGGCTTTTGTCTGCAGAAATGCTGCCGCTTTGCTGAAATCAAACCGCGCAGCACCCGCTTTGGTCTCGGCAGCCGCCCGCCTTTTCAGTTCGG GTGTCCACTATGAGTATATTATGGTAGAGAAGCGAGGAGAGAAAAAGAATGTGGGTTTTATCCAGTTGAATAGACCTAAAGCTCTCAATGCACTATGCGACGGTTTGATGAAGGAGGTGGGTCAGGCCTTGGATGCCTTCGAAGACGACGGAGACGTGGGTGCCATTGTCATCACGGGAAGCGACAGAGCGTTTGCAG CTGGAGCGGACATAAAAGAAATGCAGAATCGAACTTTCCAGGACTGTTACGGTGGGAACTTTCTGGCTCACTGGAACAGAGTATCTACTGTGAAGAAGCCTGTGATCGCTGCTGTCAATGGATTTGCT TTGGGAGGAGGCTGCGAGTTGGCGATGATGTGTGACATCATCTACGCTGGAGAAAAGGCGCAGTTTGGCCAGCCAGAGATTCTGCTGGGGACCATCCCTG GGGCGGGCGGCACCCAACGTCTGACCCGTGCGGTGGGCAAGTCACTGGCCATGGAGATGGTCCTGACAGGAGATAAAATTAATGCCCAAGAAGCCAAGCAGTCAG GTCTGGTGAGTAAAGTTTGCCCCGTGGATCAGCTGGTGTCCGAAGCAGTGAAATGCGGTGAGAAAATAGCTGCCAATTCCAAACTGGTGTCCGCCATGGCCAAAGAGGCAGTTAATGCAG CCTTCGAGCTGACTTTGGCTGAGGGAAATCGTTTGGAAAAGCGCTTGTTCCACGCAACGTTTGCTACG gatgatCGCAAGGAGGGCATGACTGCGTTTGTGGAGAAGAGAAAGGCCAGTTTTCAGGACAATTAA
- the sprn gene encoding LOW QUALITY PROTEIN: shadow of prion protein (The sequence of the model RefSeq protein was modified relative to this genomic sequence to represent the inferred CDS: inserted 2 bases in 1 codon) translates to MFFYGCIXMNQVLTTCWIFLLLSAFLCEPALCKGGRGGSRGSSRGSARSSTAGSYRGAGGYGGPRSRFRAAGRTSPVRVAAAAAAGAAVALTADKWYASAYRRSNADSNEELDYYNRTGYFDAQMSGSNAGASFCQMFSVTMATLSSKYILLWDSMW, encoded by the exons ATGTTCTTCTATGGTTGCAT GATGAACCAGGTGCTCACAACCTGCTGGATATTCCTCCTGCTCTCCGCCTTCCTGTGCGAGCCTGCACTGTGCAAAGGAGGCCGCGGGGGGTCCCGTGGCTCATCCAGAGGATCCGCACGTAGCTCCACGGCGGGCTCGTATCGCGGTGCGGGCGGCTATGGGGGCCCGCGCTCTCGCTTCAGAGCGGCGGGCCGGACGTCCCCGGTACGGGTGGCCGCCGCTGCGGCCGCAGGGGCTGCGGTGGCCTTGACGGCAGATAAATGGTACGCATCCGCTTACCGCCGCAGCAACGCTGACTCCAACGAGGAGCTGGATTATTACAACAGGACTGGTTACTTTGATGCTCAAATGTCTGGCTCCAACGCGGGAGCATCCTTCTGCCAAATGTTTTCCGTCACCATGGCAACGCTGTCCTCCAAATATATACTGTTGTGGGACTCCATGTGGTAA